From Faecalicatena sp. Marseille-Q4148:
AAGACATCATGGGAAAAGAAGGAATTCGATATATTCCTTATTTGATCACCGTTGCATTGTATATCGGGGTTGCGAACCTGATCGGGTTGTTTGGATTCAAGGCGCCTACAAAGGATCTGAATGTCACACTTGCCCTGTCGCTGATGAGCATTATTCTGATCGAATATGCGGGAATACACAAAAAAGGAGTAAAAGGATGGCTGAAAAGTTTTGCAGAGCCGATTCCGATTATTCTTCCGATCAACGTACTGGAGATATTTATCAAACCACTTTCGCTGTGTATGCGTTTGTTTGGAAATGTGCTTGGTTCGTTTGTCGTTATGGAACTGATTAAGATTGTCGTTCCGGTAATCGTTCCGGTTCCATTTAGTTTTTATTTTGACATTTTTGATGGTCTGATCCAGACCTATGTGTTTGTTTTTTTAACATCACTATTTATTAAAGAAGCAGTAGAATAAGTTGAAAAAGAAAAGGAGAAATTATTATGACATCAATTATCGCAATCGGAGCAGCAGTAGCAGTTCTTACAGGAATCGGAGCAGGACTTGGAATTAGTATCGCAACAGGAAAAGCAGTAGATGCAATCGCAAGACAGCCGGAAGCAGAAAGCAAAATCAGCAAATCATTCCTGCTCGGATGTGCCCTTGCAGAAGCAACAGCGATTTATGGATTTATCATCGGTCTTGTAATCATTCTGTTTTTAGGTTAAGAAAGAGAGTAGAGAAAGGCAGGTGAATAAGGTGCTGAAATTAGATGTTTGGAACCTTATCTTTACCGTCGTCAACCTAATCGTTCTGTATCTGCTCTTGAGGAAATTTCTGATCGGGCCGGTTACAAAGATTATGGAACAGAGAAAAGCAATCATTGAGGAAGGGCTTGCTTCAGCCCGCACTGCACAGTTGGAGGCAGATGAACTGAAACGTCAGTATGAGCTGCAGCTTGGAACTGTGCAGGAGGAATCAGATAAGATTATTAACCGGGCAAAGGCAGATGCCCGTGCAGCTTATGATAAAGTTGTGACGGAAGCAGATCAACAGGCGGGAAAAGTGCTTGCAGATGCCCGGAAAAATATTGAGATCGAGCGGGCAAAGGCAATCCGTGAAATGGAATCAGAGATCGCGGAACTTGCCCTTGACGCGGCGGTAAAAATTGCGGGAAAAGGCACAAAAGATGCTGATAACCTGGCGTTGTATGATGAATTTTTAGTAAAAGCAGGTGAAGCGGATGACACAGACGGTAATTAATTACGCAAAAGTTTTGTATGAGCTTCAAATTCCTGATGAAATTATCATGGAGGCAGAAACGTATTTTCAGAATGTACCGGAGCTTTGTAGTGCATTAGCCAATCCGGTAATTCCGTTGAACGAAAAATATGCAGTAATAGAAGATCTGTTTACAGATCAGATGAAAAACTTTCTTAAGACGGTCTGTAAAAATGGAAGAATGAGACAGATCAGAGAGATTTTTGATGTATACCAGACCTATTCAAAAAGCCAGAAAAATATATTGCAGGCAACGCTGGTTTATGTAACAGAGCCGACAGAGGAACAGAAAGAAAAATTCAAAGTATTTTTGAAAGAGAGATATGGCTGTCGGGGTGTGGAATTAAAGCTTCTGGAAGACCGGGAGCTGATCGGCGGATTTGTGCTTCGCGCAGGCGAAAGAGAATTTGACTGGAGCATACGGGGAAGAATAAAACAGTTAGAGCAAAAATTAATCCGGAGGTGAGCCAGATGAGCTCAATCAGTTCAGAAGCGATTATTTCAATCCTGAAAAGTGAGATCAAAGATTATGAATTATATACGAGAGACCAGGAAGTTGGCACGGTAATCTGGGTTGGAGACGGAATAACAACTGTCTACGGTCTGGATCATGCAATGTATGGAGAGATTGTTATTTTTGAAAATGGTGTCAAGGGAATGGTCCAGGATATCCGGCAGAATGAAATCGGCTGCATTGTATTTGGCAGAGATGTCGGAATTAAAGAAGGAACAAAAGTAACGCGTACCGGCAAAAAAGCCGGTATTCCTGTCGGAGAACAATTTGTCGGCAGAATTGTCAATGCCCTCGGAGAACCGATTGACGGTCAGGGAGAAATTGAGGCAGACGAATATCGTCCGATTGAACAGGAAGCACCGGGGATCGTAGACAGGAAATCAGTCAGTGTACCGATGGAAACGGGAATTCTTGCCATTGACTCCATGTTTCCGATTGGCAGAGGACAGCGCGAACTAATCATTGGAGATCGTCAGACAGGTAAAACGGCGATTGCCATTGATACAATATTGAATCAAAAAGGAAAAGATGTGATCTGTATCTATGTAGCCA
This genomic window contains:
- the atpE gene encoding ATP synthase F0 subunit C, encoding MTSIIAIGAAVAVLTGIGAGLGISIATGKAVDAIARQPEAESKISKSFLLGCALAEATAIYGFIIGLVIILFLG
- the atpH gene encoding ATP synthase F1 subunit delta gives rise to the protein MTQTVINYAKVLYELQIPDEIIMEAETYFQNVPELCSALANPVIPLNEKYAVIEDLFTDQMKNFLKTVCKNGRMRQIREIFDVYQTYSKSQKNILQATLVYVTEPTEEQKEKFKVFLKERYGCRGVELKLLEDRELIGGFVLRAGEREFDWSIRGRIKQLEQKLIRR
- the atpF gene encoding F0F1 ATP synthase subunit B → MLKLDVWNLIFTVVNLIVLYLLLRKFLIGPVTKIMEQRKAIIEEGLASARTAQLEADELKRQYELQLGTVQEESDKIINRAKADARAAYDKVVTEADQQAGKVLADARKNIEIERAKAIREMESEIAELALDAAVKIAGKGTKDADNLALYDEFLVKAGEADDTDGN
- a CDS encoding F0F1 ATP synthase subunit A, which codes for MEELNCETVFTIPIFGGIPIMESVVVTWIIMAALVLLSIIFVRNLKIENVSRTQLALETAIGGIHDFFEDIMGKEGIRYIPYLITVALYIGVANLIGLFGFKAPTKDLNVTLALSLMSIILIEYAGIHKKGVKGWLKSFAEPIPIILPINVLEIFIKPLSLCMRLFGNVLGSFVVMELIKIVVPVIVPVPFSFYFDIFDGLIQTYVFVFLTSLFIKEAVE